One Kitasatospora sp. NBC_01287 DNA window includes the following coding sequences:
- the ddaH gene encoding dimethylargininase yields MQSHAGQPGERRARIRQYLMCRPTYYDVNYSINPWMNPELPTSNSRATAQWERLRAVLRELGHSVEVLEPVPGLPDMVFAANGAIVRGDTAMVARFRHPQRTGESAAYLDWFEARGYTEVVQAECVNEGEGDYLQAGERILAGSGFRSDPESHTEVEKLFQLPVVGLTLVNAQFYHLDTALAVLDDDEVMYYPEAFSAESRAVLQELYPDAILATAADAGVFGLNAVSDGRHVVLPQAAADLAARLRERGFEPIGVEMTELLKAGGSAKCCTLELRR; encoded by the coding sequence ATGCAATCGCACGCGGGGCAGCCCGGTGAGCGCCGGGCCCGGATCCGGCAGTACCTGATGTGCCGGCCGACCTACTACGACGTCAACTACTCGATCAACCCGTGGATGAACCCCGAGCTGCCCACCTCCAACAGCCGTGCGACGGCCCAGTGGGAGCGGCTGCGCGCGGTGCTGCGGGAGCTGGGCCACTCGGTCGAGGTGCTGGAGCCGGTGCCGGGGCTGCCCGACATGGTCTTCGCCGCGAACGGCGCCATCGTCCGCGGCGACACCGCGATGGTGGCGCGGTTCCGCCACCCGCAGCGCACCGGCGAGTCGGCCGCCTACCTCGACTGGTTCGAGGCGCGGGGCTACACCGAGGTGGTGCAGGCGGAGTGCGTCAACGAGGGCGAGGGCGACTACCTGCAGGCCGGCGAACGCATCCTGGCCGGCTCCGGGTTCCGCTCGGACCCCGAGTCGCACACCGAGGTCGAGAAGCTGTTCCAGCTGCCGGTGGTCGGACTGACCCTGGTCAACGCGCAGTTCTACCACCTGGACACCGCGCTGGCCGTGCTCGACGACGACGAGGTCATGTACTACCCCGAGGCGTTCAGCGCCGAGAGCCGGGCCGTGCTCCAGGAGCTGTACCCGGACGCGATCCTGGCCACCGCCGCCGACGCGGGGGTCTTCGGCCTCAACGCGGTCAGCGACGGCCGGCACGTGGTGCTGCCGCAGGCCGCCGCGGACCTGGCGGCCCGGCTGCGCGAGCGCGGCTTCGAGCCGATCGGCGTCGAGATGACCGAGCTGCTCAAGGCCGGTGGCAGCGCGAAGTGCTGCACGCTGGAACTGCGCCGGTGA
- a CDS encoding lysine N(6)-hydroxylase/L-ornithine N(5)-oxygenase family protein — protein sequence MNAPVNAPLSTPLDTPPTPRADARTNGEPAAPQPGGSVLDLLGIGFGPSNLAVAIAAAEHNARPGARRLETEFLEQKPAFSWHPGMLLEGATMQVSFLKDLATMRNPSSGFGFLAYLHAKDRLVDFINHKMLYPTRVEFHDYLRWCAEQLGHLVRYDHEVVSARPVEVAGTVTHFEVVARERHTGELVVRAARNLILAPGLDPRLPEGLQPSDRVWHSSVLLNRIGELAGTAPRRFVVLGAGQSAAEVTDYLYRAFPDAEVCAVFARYGYSQSDDSPLANRIFDPAAVDDFYHAPEDAKSELMRYHANTNYSVVDVDLIEGLYGSWYQEKVRNERRLRLLNMTSLVGAVPRGKGVEVTVRHAPTGATQALEADLLVCATGYRSTDPRTLLGEVGALLWTDERDRLVVDRDYRVATDPRVRGGVYLCGGTEHTHGITSSLLSNAAVRAGEILDSVLERAAADLPADGTAERQAERQLIGPVPTETRK from the coding sequence GTGAACGCCCCGGTGAACGCTCCGCTGAGCACCCCGCTCGACACCCCGCCGACCCCCCGGGCGGACGCGCGGACGAACGGCGAGCCGGCCGCGCCGCAGCCCGGTGGGTCGGTCCTCGACCTGCTCGGCATCGGGTTCGGCCCCTCGAACCTGGCGGTGGCGATCGCGGCCGCCGAACACAACGCGCGGCCGGGCGCCCGGCGCCTGGAGACGGAGTTCCTGGAGCAGAAACCGGCCTTCAGCTGGCACCCGGGGATGCTGCTGGAGGGGGCGACCATGCAGGTCTCCTTCCTCAAGGACCTGGCCACCATGCGCAACCCGTCCAGCGGCTTCGGCTTCCTGGCCTACCTGCACGCCAAGGACCGGCTGGTCGACTTCATCAACCACAAGATGCTCTACCCCACCCGGGTCGAGTTCCACGACTACCTGCGCTGGTGCGCCGAGCAGTTGGGCCACCTGGTGCGCTACGACCACGAGGTCGTCTCGGCCCGCCCCGTCGAGGTGGCCGGGACGGTCACCCACTTCGAGGTCGTCGCGCGGGAGCGGCACACCGGTGAACTGGTCGTCAGGGCCGCCCGCAACCTGATCCTGGCCCCCGGCCTGGACCCGCGGCTGCCGGAGGGGCTGCAGCCCTCGGACCGCGTCTGGCACAGCTCGGTGCTGCTGAACCGGATCGGCGAACTGGCGGGCACCGCGCCGCGCCGCTTCGTGGTGCTCGGCGCCGGCCAGAGCGCGGCGGAGGTCACCGACTACCTCTACCGCGCCTTCCCCGACGCCGAGGTCTGCGCGGTCTTCGCCCGCTACGGCTACAGCCAGAGCGACGACAGCCCGCTGGCCAACCGGATCTTCGACCCGGCCGCGGTGGACGACTTCTACCACGCCCCCGAGGACGCCAAGTCCGAGCTGATGCGCTACCACGCCAACACCAACTACTCGGTGGTGGACGTGGACCTGATCGAGGGCCTCTACGGCAGCTGGTACCAGGAGAAGGTCCGCAACGAGCGCCGGCTGCGGCTGCTCAACATGACCTCGCTGGTCGGCGCGGTACCGCGGGGCAAGGGCGTGGAGGTGACGGTCCGGCACGCGCCCACCGGCGCGACCCAGGCCCTGGAGGCCGACCTGCTGGTGTGCGCCACCGGCTACCGCTCGACCGACCCGCGCACCCTGCTCGGCGAGGTCGGAGCACTGCTGTGGACCGACGAGCGGGACCGTCTGGTGGTGGACCGCGACTACCGGGTGGCCACCGACCCCCGGGTGCGCGGCGGGGTCTACCTGTGCGGCGGCACCGAGCACACCCACGGGATCACCTCCTCGCTGCTCTCCAACGCGGCGGTGCGGGCCGGGGAGATCCTCGACTCGGTGCTGGAGCGCGCCGCCGCGGACCTGCCGGCCGACGGCACCGCCGAACGGCAGGCCGAGCGCCAACTGATCGGCCCGGTACCGACCGAGACCAGGAAGTGA
- a CDS encoding cupin domain-containing protein, translating to MITKFTMAQANAESEFGMACQRLVPWAGQGEEPPFGAMACYLPANGRSAPDCHDQDEVMIMLTGTGTVDIGGERCTAGPGDVIIIPRNKEHVVLNEAAQTLSWVSCYWPLHEQPGGGQA from the coding sequence GTGATCACCAAGTTCACCATGGCGCAGGCGAACGCCGAGAGCGAGTTCGGCATGGCCTGCCAGCGCCTCGTGCCCTGGGCCGGGCAGGGCGAGGAGCCGCCGTTCGGCGCGATGGCCTGCTACCTGCCCGCCAACGGCAGGTCCGCACCCGACTGCCACGACCAGGACGAGGTGATGATCATGCTCACCGGCACCGGCACGGTCGACATCGGCGGCGAGCGGTGCACCGCGGGACCCGGCGACGTGATCATCATCCCGCGCAACAAGGAGCACGTGGTGCTCAACGAGGCGGCGCAGACGCTGAGCTGGGTCTCCTGCTACTGGCCGCTGCACGAGCAGCCGGGCGGGGGGCAGGCGTGA
- a CDS encoding class I tRNA ligase family protein — protein sequence MTAAPTWLTATPPTPNGDLHLGHLAGPYLAVDVLRRFLAAEGTPVRMTTGLDDHQSYVPVRGLLSERTGAQVADGYGERIRAAWTAAGIDFDTVVLPREQPGYTDFVQRFFAELHRQGAIVPRTRPLPYCEPCGRWLYEAYLVGSCPHCGESSNGNACEPCGRPNECGDLGDPHCVVCGSAAVPREQTRLFLPLAPFAERLAAFWAEVDMPPHLRALCETMAAAGLPEIAVSHPGDWGVPVPVPGFTDQRIYVWFEMAPGYLLEYDPAGERPQRGPVQFFGFDNGYFHAVLFPSLFMAWDGQLPLPSAFVVNEFYRLAGKKFSTSRRHAVWALDALAEHDSDTLRYQLLRDRPNGRQSSFEHGDLEQARRHLDREWNGWLRRLLAAVRQECDSVAPAEQPAGPAWELLRGRLERTADELREAYSVRGFDPRRALDLLDEAVRCVRDFGHVQAHEPDPAARRAALAAQLAAASALAAWAAPVLPAGAERLAALLSADPGRPVDAAALTAPAPGTKLFTPDGPVFGAGADV from the coding sequence ATGACAGCGGCGCCGACCTGGCTCACCGCCACCCCGCCCACCCCCAACGGCGACCTGCACCTGGGCCACCTGGCCGGCCCCTACCTCGCGGTGGACGTGCTGCGCCGCTTCCTGGCCGCCGAGGGCACCCCGGTGCGGATGACCACCGGGCTGGACGACCACCAGAGCTACGTCCCGGTGCGCGGGCTGCTCAGCGAGCGCACCGGGGCGCAGGTGGCCGACGGCTACGGCGAGCGGATCCGGGCCGCCTGGACGGCCGCCGGCATCGACTTCGACACCGTGGTGCTGCCGCGCGAGCAGCCCGGCTACACCGACTTCGTCCAGCGCTTCTTCGCCGAACTGCACCGGCAGGGCGCGATCGTGCCGCGCACCCGCCCGCTGCCCTACTGCGAGCCCTGCGGGCGCTGGCTCTACGAGGCCTACCTGGTCGGCTCCTGCCCGCACTGCGGCGAGAGCTCCAACGGCAACGCCTGCGAGCCGTGCGGACGGCCCAACGAGTGCGGCGACCTGGGCGATCCGCACTGCGTGGTGTGCGGGAGCGCGGCCGTGCCGCGCGAGCAGACCCGGCTCTTCCTGCCGCTGGCGCCGTTCGCCGAGCGCCTGGCCGCGTTCTGGGCCGAGGTCGACATGCCGCCGCACCTGCGGGCGCTCTGCGAGACGATGGCGGCCGCCGGCCTGCCGGAGATCGCGGTCAGCCACCCGGGCGACTGGGGCGTGCCGGTGCCGGTGCCGGGCTTCACCGACCAGCGGATCTACGTCTGGTTCGAGATGGCCCCCGGCTACCTGCTGGAGTACGACCCGGCGGGCGAGCGGCCGCAGCGCGGGCCGGTGCAGTTCTTCGGCTTCGACAACGGCTACTTCCACGCGGTGCTCTTCCCGAGCCTGTTCATGGCCTGGGACGGGCAACTGCCGCTGCCGAGCGCCTTCGTGGTCAACGAGTTCTACCGGCTGGCGGGCAAGAAGTTCTCCACCAGCCGCCGGCACGCCGTCTGGGCGCTGGACGCGCTGGCCGAGCACGACTCCGACACGTTGCGCTACCAGCTGCTGCGGGACCGCCCCAACGGCCGCCAGAGCAGCTTCGAGCACGGCGACCTGGAGCAGGCCCGCCGGCACCTGGACCGCGAGTGGAACGGCTGGCTGCGCCGCCTGCTGGCGGCCGTCAGGCAGGAGTGCGACTCGGTGGCGCCCGCGGAGCAGCCGGCCGGGCCGGCCTGGGAGTTGCTGCGGGGCCGCCTGGAGCGGACCGCCGACGAGCTGCGCGAGGCCTACTCGGTGCGGGGGTTCGACCCGCGGCGGGCGCTCGACCTGCTGGACGAGGCGGTGCGCTGCGTGCGCGACTTCGGCCATGTCCAGGCGCACGAGCCCGACCCGGCCGCCCGACGGGCCGCGCTGGCAGCGCAGTTGGCCGCCGCCTCGGCGCTCGCGGCCTGGGCCGCTCCGGTGCTGCCGGCCGGCGCGGAGCGGCTGGCCGCGCTGCTGTCGGCCGACCCGGGCCGCCCGGTGGACGCCGCCGCGCTGACCGCCCCGGCCCCGGGGACCAAGCTGTTCACCCCGGACGGGCCCGTCTTCGGAGCCGGCGCCGATGTCTGA
- a CDS encoding FAD-dependent oxidoreductase: MSDRLPGQAPPEAGQPTVAVVGPFSGPRAQWGELLTAGALAVRGYPVRWEPIDDRGEAERAARIARRVVGEGRFAAVLGHFNSTGAALALPVYRAAGLPVLLPLATAHGLLKPHAGAALRFCPDDAGQAAAIVRACRRAGQRRLAVVHDATGYGRRLAELLTAAGGERAVAVHDGTAAGHGGPALDTPAGTARVYCGEHHRVAAMLRRHGPAPDGGLVVVSDDCDVPEFAGLAGPAAHGALVARIAGGPQSRVTAAFAALASALAKHPGRRGAELLAQVRGEPAERFDTVGDPLGATGGQGWEVVPVRPAAAPVTADERYDVAVVGAGIVGRAAALEAARAGSRVVLLDGGRLGGSASAVSGALLRAFEPGSGARELAIDSFRRLWGRADAGRYGFRRTGALTLLGPEHLADAEAGVRALTRARLAAELLDPAELSHRWPELDGRGLAGAVWEPHGGYAVAAVALAVLLDKAGRAGATALLDWELGALAAGPDGTAELRPATAATSTATTAATSAAASTTGSGSSGTGTGTGTGGTTATDRPPLRADVVLLATGCATPALLGDRLPELAGARTRRIRYGIFDRGGHTLPTLVDLVSGVWGRPDGADAFLAGCPVPEWEVPERSGRALTPAQVAAIRAGTALRLPFLAEAAFRTGAYGTDLYPPAGPALGVVPGTPRTVVACGFSGGGFKTGPAAGHRAALAAQQLRTGRPVRTARPPLATAGGHIAEGTDHD; encoded by the coding sequence ATGTCTGACCGGCTGCCCGGGCAGGCGCCGCCCGAGGCCGGGCAGCCCACCGTCGCCGTGGTCGGCCCGTTCAGCGGGCCGCGCGCGCAGTGGGGCGAGCTGCTCACCGCGGGTGCGCTGGCGGTGCGCGGCTACCCCGTCCGCTGGGAGCCGATCGACGACCGGGGCGAGGCCGAGCGGGCCGCCCGGATCGCCCGGCGGGTGGTCGGCGAGGGCCGGTTCGCCGCCGTGCTCGGCCACTTCAACAGCACCGGGGCAGCCCTGGCGCTGCCCGTCTACCGCGCCGCCGGGCTGCCGGTGCTGCTGCCGCTGGCCACCGCCCACGGCCTGCTGAAGCCGCACGCCGGAGCGGCCCTGCGCTTCTGCCCCGACGACGCGGGGCAGGCGGCGGCGATCGTCCGCGCCTGCCGGCGCGCCGGGCAGCGGCGGCTGGCGGTGGTGCACGACGCCACGGGCTACGGCCGGCGGCTGGCCGAGCTGCTCACGGCGGCGGGCGGCGAGCGGGCCGTCGCCGTGCACGACGGCACCGCGGCGGGGCACGGCGGCCCGGCGCTCGACACCCCGGCGGGCACCGCGCGGGTGTACTGCGGCGAACACCACCGGGTGGCCGCCATGCTGCGGCGCCACGGGCCCGCCCCGGACGGCGGCCTGGTGGTGGTGAGCGACGACTGCGACGTGCCCGAGTTCGCCGGACTGGCCGGCCCGGCCGCGCACGGCGCCCTGGTGGCCCGGATCGCGGGCGGCCCGCAGAGCAGGGTGACCGCCGCCTTCGCCGCACTCGCCTCGGCCCTGGCCAAGCACCCGGGGCGGCGCGGCGCGGAGCTGCTCGCGCAGGTCCGCGGCGAGCCGGCCGAGCGGTTCGACACGGTGGGCGATCCGCTCGGCGCCACCGGCGGCCAGGGCTGGGAGGTGGTGCCGGTCCGCCCGGCCGCCGCTCCCGTGACGGCCGACGAGCGCTACGACGTGGCCGTGGTGGGCGCCGGGATCGTCGGGCGGGCCGCGGCGCTGGAGGCGGCGCGTGCGGGCTCCCGGGTGGTGCTGCTGGACGGCGGGCGGCTCGGTGGCTCGGCGAGCGCGGTCTCCGGCGCGCTGCTCCGTGCCTTCGAACCTGGCTCTGGGGCAAGGGAGTTGGCGATCGATTCGTTCCGCCGGCTCTGGGGCCGGGCGGACGCGGGCCGCTACGGCTTCCGGCGCACCGGCGCGCTGACCCTGCTCGGCCCCGAGCACCTGGCCGACGCCGAGGCCGGCGTGCGCGCGCTGACCCGGGCGCGGTTGGCCGCCGAGCTGCTGGACCCAGCGGAACTGAGCCACCGCTGGCCCGAGTTGGACGGCCGCGGCCTGGCCGGGGCGGTCTGGGAGCCGCACGGCGGCTACGCCGTCGCGGCGGTGGCGCTCGCGGTGCTGCTGGACAAGGCCGGGCGGGCCGGGGCGACGGCGCTGCTCGACTGGGAGCTCGGCGCCCTGGCGGCCGGCCCGGACGGCACGGCCGAGCTGCGCCCGGCCACGGCCGCCACCAGCACCGCCACCACCGCTGCCACCAGCGCTGCCGCCAGCACCACCGGCAGCGGCAGCAGCGGCACCGGCACCGGCACCGGCACCGGCGGCACCACCGCCACCGACCGGCCGCCGCTGCGCGCCGACGTCGTACTGCTGGCCACCGGCTGCGCGACCCCCGCCCTGCTCGGCGACCGCCTGCCCGAGTTGGCCGGCGCCCGCACCAGGCGGATCCGCTACGGGATCTTCGACCGCGGCGGGCACACCCTGCCCACCCTGGTCGACCTGGTGAGCGGCGTCTGGGGCCGCCCCGACGGCGCGGACGCCTTCCTGGCCGGCTGCCCGGTCCCGGAGTGGGAGGTCCCCGAGCGCTCGGGCCGTGCGCTCACCCCGGCGCAGGTCGCGGCGATCCGCGCCGGCACCGCCCTGCGCCTGCCCTTCCTCGCCGAGGCGGCCTTCCGCACCGGCGCGTACGGGACCGACCTCTACCCGCCCGCGGGACCGGCCCTCGGAGTGGTTCCCGGGACTCCGCGCACCGTCGTGGCCTGCGGATTCTCCGGCGGGGGCTTCAAGACCGGGCCCGCCGCGGGCCACCGGGCGGCCCTGGCCGCCCAGCAGCTGCGCACCGGCCGGCCGGTGCGCACCGCTCGACCGCCGCTCGCGACCGCGGGCGGCCACATCGCAGAAGGGACCGACCATGACTGA
- a CDS encoding cupin domain-containing protein → MTEISIDSIAIMGVTPATVEHVVMGPEKVISGELGITDSLHFTSADSGFITGIWESGPGKFHAQYVEDEFYYMLYGKVVITDSAGRARTFSSGDCITVPAGFVGTWEVLEPTKKFYAHHRPRPVGEPAQEA, encoded by the coding sequence ATGACTGAGATCTCGATCGACAGCATCGCCATCATGGGTGTCACCCCGGCCACCGTCGAGCACGTGGTGATGGGCCCGGAGAAGGTGATCTCCGGCGAGCTGGGCATCACCGACTCGCTCCACTTCACCAGCGCCGACTCGGGCTTCATCACCGGCATCTGGGAGAGCGGCCCCGGCAAGTTCCACGCCCAGTACGTGGAGGACGAGTTCTACTACATGCTCTACGGCAAGGTCGTGATCACCGACAGCGCCGGGCGGGCCCGCACCTTCAGCTCCGGCGACTGCATCACGGTGCCCGCGGGCTTCGTGGGCACCTGGGAGGTGCTGGAGCCGACCAAGAAGTTCTACGCCCACCACCGGCCCCGCCCGGTCGGCGAGCCCGCTCAGGAGGCCTGA
- a CDS encoding ATP-grasp domain-containing protein, giving the protein MTTAGTVVIVDTYMSTRRLAPEFHRAGFATVRVQSTATPPLVYSAGHVTEDFIDNIVHLGDLAETLRAVAKHEPVAVLAAGELGVELADRLSEELGLPTNGTALSPARRDKHVQIETVRRAGLRAARQLLVTNEAELASWHREIGGRVVVKPLRSAAGDGVAFCDEPAAALAAYRAILTKETIFGGANGAAVAQEYLFGGEYVVNTVSRDGRHQVTDIWKYTKVDTNGVRDLIAGAYLLPRHGEVQDQLVPYAFEVLDALGIRHGPGHFEIKLTPDGPCLVEVGARLSGLDKPYYARVGTGQSQLDWVVDAYARPERFHEQVGQSYRIHSHVGIATLAAPFEGTLAGYPLLPVVEQLESHHDTRLLVPVGGRLRRTVDDMTWPVTIGLAHPVPDVLLRDLNTIKYLDGPGFYRLAEPTPGHAS; this is encoded by the coding sequence ATGACCACCGCGGGAACCGTCGTCATCGTCGACACCTACATGTCCACCCGCAGGCTGGCCCCGGAGTTCCACCGGGCCGGCTTCGCCACGGTGCGGGTGCAGAGCACCGCCACCCCGCCGCTGGTCTACAGCGCGGGCCACGTCACCGAGGACTTCATCGACAACATCGTCCACCTCGGCGACCTGGCGGAGACGCTGCGCGCGGTGGCCAAGCACGAGCCGGTCGCCGTGCTGGCCGCCGGCGAGCTCGGGGTGGAGCTGGCCGACCGGCTGAGCGAGGAGCTCGGCCTGCCGACCAACGGCACCGCGCTGAGCCCGGCCCGCCGGGACAAGCACGTCCAGATCGAGACGGTCCGGCGCGCCGGGCTGCGCGCCGCCCGCCAGCTGCTGGTCACCAACGAGGCCGAACTCGCCTCCTGGCACCGGGAGATCGGCGGGCGGGTGGTGGTCAAGCCGCTGCGCAGCGCGGCCGGTGACGGGGTGGCCTTCTGCGACGAGCCGGCCGCCGCGCTGGCGGCCTATCGGGCGATCCTCACCAAGGAGACCATCTTCGGCGGCGCCAACGGCGCCGCCGTCGCCCAGGAGTACCTGTTCGGCGGCGAGTACGTGGTGAACACGGTCAGCCGCGACGGCCGCCACCAGGTGACCGACATCTGGAAGTACACCAAGGTCGACACCAACGGCGTGCGGGACCTGATCGCCGGTGCCTACCTGCTGCCCCGGCACGGCGAGGTCCAGGACCAACTGGTGCCCTACGCCTTCGAGGTGCTCGACGCGCTCGGGATCCGGCACGGGCCGGGCCACTTCGAGATCAAGCTGACTCCGGACGGCCCCTGCCTGGTGGAGGTGGGCGCCCGGCTGTCCGGCCTGGACAAGCCGTACTACGCCCGGGTGGGCACCGGCCAGTCCCAGCTGGACTGGGTGGTCGACGCCTACGCGCGCCCCGAGCGCTTCCACGAGCAGGTCGGCCAGAGCTACCGGATCCACTCGCACGTGGGCATCGCCACGCTGGCCGCCCCGTTCGAGGGCACGCTGGCCGGCTACCCGCTGCTGCCGGTGGTCGAGCAGTTGGAGAGCCACCACGACACCCGGCTGCTGGTACCGGTCGGCGGTCGGCTGCGGCGCACCGTGGACGACATGACCTGGCCGGTCACCATCGGCCTGGCCCACCCGGTGCCGGACGTGCTGCTGCGCGACCTCAACACCATCAAGTACCTTGACGGGCCCGGCTTCTACCGACTGGCGGAGCCGACCCCCGGGCACGCCTCATGA
- a CDS encoding acetyl-CoA carboxylase biotin carboxylase subunit family protein, producing MTPLDPGGHITVIHRWRDRYADYARYLDHGRTRVSYITTEVGVAAVPPGAVETVLVTATDDLAQVRPAVEQLARRHGPQHAVVALKEDDLSVAAQLRAEHGWPGQLPEQLLPFRDKLVMATAVLEHGLAVPEFASVQSAEEVAGFGEKFGWPVIVKPRVGSSSEGVRKVAGPEQAQAIAFDDQVPLLVQEFVPHQIYHVDGVFDGRALGPCRASRYLHTCLDFRSGQYLGSVEEDDPEVNAAIAEFTEQVVRALSAGPLVFHLEVFVERPAPGRPGRPVCSFLEIGARVGGAEIPFLWRDVHGYDLMEAAFRIALGAPPASSGAPAPTGELAGWLLVGAPAARPCRVLEVTPMVGRVPGPYAESLLRPGEVIPAADAYYEHVGGRFRFRGTSSAELAEAITATARDFRVTAAPS from the coding sequence ATGACGCCTCTCGACCCCGGCGGCCACATCACCGTCATCCACCGCTGGCGGGACCGGTACGCCGACTACGCGCGCTACCTGGACCACGGGCGGACCAGGGTCAGTTACATCACCACCGAGGTCGGTGTCGCCGCGGTGCCGCCCGGCGCCGTGGAGACCGTGCTGGTGACCGCGACCGACGATCTGGCCCAGGTCCGCCCGGCCGTCGAGCAGTTGGCCCGGCGGCACGGCCCGCAGCACGCGGTGGTCGCGCTCAAGGAGGACGACCTGTCGGTGGCCGCCCAGCTGCGCGCCGAGCACGGGTGGCCCGGACAGCTGCCCGAGCAGCTGCTGCCGTTCCGGGACAAGCTGGTAATGGCCACGGCCGTGCTCGAACACGGCCTGGCGGTACCGGAGTTCGCCTCGGTGCAGAGCGCGGAGGAGGTGGCCGGCTTCGGCGAGAAGTTCGGCTGGCCGGTGATCGTCAAGCCGCGGGTCGGCAGCTCCAGCGAGGGCGTGCGCAAGGTGGCCGGCCCCGAGCAGGCCCAGGCGATCGCCTTCGACGACCAAGTGCCGCTTCTGGTGCAGGAGTTCGTCCCGCACCAGATCTACCACGTGGACGGGGTCTTCGACGGCCGGGCCCTCGGACCCTGCCGGGCCTCCCGCTACCTGCACACCTGCCTGGACTTCCGCAGCGGCCAGTACCTCGGCTCGGTGGAGGAGGACGATCCCGAAGTCAACGCCGCGATCGCCGAGTTCACCGAGCAGGTGGTGCGCGCGCTGTCCGCCGGGCCGCTCGTCTTCCACCTGGAGGTCTTCGTCGAGCGCCCGGCGCCAGGCCGGCCAGGCCGCCCGGTCTGCAGCTTCCTGGAGATCGGGGCCCGGGTCGGCGGCGCGGAGATCCCCTTCCTCTGGCGCGACGTGCACGGTTACGACCTGATGGAGGCGGCCTTCCGGATCGCACTGGGCGCACCCCCCGCGTCCAGCGGCGCTCCCGCGCCGACCGGCGAGCTGGCCGGCTGGCTGCTGGTCGGCGCCCCGGCGGCGCGGCCCTGCCGGGTGCTGGAGGTCACCCCGATGGTCGGCCGGGTGCCCGGCCCGTACGCGGAGTCACTGCTGCGGCCGGGCGAGGTGATCCCGGCGGCCGACGCGTACTACGAGCACGTCGGGGGCCGCTTCCGGTTCCGCGGCACGAGCAGCGCGGAGCTGGCCGAGGCCATCACGGCCACCGCCCGGGACTTCCGGGTCACCGCCGCACCGAGCTGA
- the cysC gene encoding adenylyl-sulfate kinase, translated as MRDSRWPRPPGATVWLTGLPSAGKSTVAGTLADDLARRGRRVEVLDTDQARRFLPAGLGLSRADRGTSVRRIGRAAQVLARNGVLVLVPVLAPYAEDRAAVARGHAVGGVCFLEVHVAAPLAVCAERDVQGLYARHADGMLKGLVGIDAPYEPPVTADLRLETHLQSVEESVAALRAALLERGLL; from the coding sequence GTGCGTGACAGCCGATGGCCCCGGCCGCCGGGAGCGACGGTGTGGCTGACCGGGCTGCCCAGCGCCGGGAAGTCCACGGTGGCCGGCACGCTGGCGGACGACCTGGCCCGGCGGGGCCGGCGGGTCGAGGTGCTGGACACCGACCAGGCCCGCCGCTTCCTGCCGGCCGGCCTGGGCCTGTCACGCGCGGACCGCGGCACCAGCGTGCGGCGGATCGGCCGGGCTGCCCAGGTGCTGGCCCGCAACGGCGTCCTGGTGCTGGTCCCGGTCCTCGCCCCCTACGCCGAGGACCGGGCGGCGGTGGCCCGGGGCCACGCGGTGGGTGGCGTCTGCTTCCTGGAGGTGCACGTGGCCGCGCCGCTGGCGGTCTGCGCGGAACGCGACGTGCAGGGCCTGTACGCCCGGCACGCCGACGGCATGCTCAAGGGCCTGGTCGGCATCGACGCGCCGTACGAACCGCCCGTCACCGCCGACCTGCGGCTGGAGACCCATCTGCAGTCCGTCGAGGAGTCGGTGGCCGCGCTGCGCGCCGCCCTGCTGGAGAGGGGCCTGCTGTGA